One Chryseobacterium wanjuense genomic region harbors:
- a CDS encoding TonB-dependent receptor, whose amino-acid sequence MTKFYFLLSIFSVSFFFSQKKDSATLISEVQIDAYKKSTPFMASTKSVSVVSEQLLSQNTPERMLESINQIAGARMEERSPGSYRISLRGSTLRSPFGVRNVKVYLDDFILSDASGNTYFNVISPELIDKMEIYKGPESGDYGAVTGGTILLQTRKSDHLSANVSIGSYGAFNQSFDFSKQLGKHFVEIFQNYYQTDSYREQSAVARKQFFIKDNFQYSEKALFKAMISYTDLNYETPGGLTLEQMQANRQQARPATPSLPGAKEQDTGIRNKMLLTGLSHEFNFNQNFSHFILVQGSYVDFENPFITNFENRFEKNFALRTHFNYEKNWNEISLAYRFGFEGGINDILIKNYDNNKGIEGNPQNFDQIKYTSGFYFLSQKLDFNEKLFTDISVSLNSNSYQWERLYPRSQDGTIRFKNQWLPNFGITYLLGKGFSVRGKIGKGNSAPTNEEIRSSNQEFNVNLVPESGWNKEIGLRKQFGNSIFVEGNYFDFRMKNAIVRRQNDSGQEYFINSGESVQKGVEILLESKNFNLKNTILSNFKFRFSGSFYNFKFENYQQNNTDFSGNDLTGVPRTTINSLLNFTLFKKISVDYSHFYTSKIPLNDANTFWSESSLIGNIQLRFPIDIDNTRLNVFFQIQNLYNTDYVLGFDSNAFGNRFYNPAAKRNFVTGIQVNF is encoded by the coding sequence ATGACAAAGTTCTATTTTTTACTTTCCATATTTTCCGTTTCATTTTTCTTTTCACAGAAGAAAGATTCAGCAACATTGATTTCAGAAGTTCAGATCGATGCTTACAAAAAATCAACGCCTTTTATGGCTTCTACAAAATCGGTTTCGGTAGTTTCTGAACAATTATTAAGTCAAAATACCCCTGAGAGAATGTTGGAATCCATCAACCAGATTGCTGGAGCAAGAATGGAAGAACGCTCTCCCGGAAGCTACCGGATTTCACTTCGCGGAAGTACGCTGAGGTCGCCTTTCGGAGTCCGGAATGTGAAAGTTTATCTGGATGATTTTATTCTATCGGATGCGTCGGGTAATACTTATTTCAATGTGATTTCCCCCGAACTGATCGACAAAATGGAAATCTACAAAGGTCCGGAAAGCGGAGATTACGGAGCGGTAACAGGCGGAACAATCCTTTTGCAGACCAGAAAATCGGATCATCTTTCTGCCAATGTATCGATCGGGAGTTATGGAGCTTTTAACCAGAGTTTTGATTTCTCGAAACAGTTGGGAAAACATTTTGTTGAGATTTTCCAGAATTATTATCAGACGGATTCTTACAGGGAACAATCGGCGGTGGCGCGAAAACAGTTTTTTATCAAAGACAATTTTCAATATTCGGAAAAAGCGTTGTTTAAAGCAATGATTTCATACACAGACCTGAATTACGAAACACCGGGAGGACTGACATTGGAACAGATGCAAGCCAACCGCCAACAGGCCAGACCAGCCACGCCTTCACTTCCTGGAGCTAAAGAACAGGACACAGGAATCCGTAACAAAATGCTTCTGACTGGACTTTCTCATGAGTTTAATTTTAATCAAAATTTTTCTCATTTTATTTTAGTTCAGGGATCGTATGTAGATTTTGAAAATCCGTTTATTACCAACTTTGAGAATCGTTTTGAAAAGAATTTTGCACTAAGAACTCATTTTAATTATGAAAAAAACTGGAACGAAATTTCTTTAGCCTACAGGTTCGGTTTTGAAGGTGGAATAAATGATATTTTGATTAAAAATTACGACAATAATAAAGGTATTGAAGGAAATCCACAGAATTTTGATCAAATTAAATATACTTCCGGATTTTATTTTCTTTCGCAAAAATTAGATTTTAACGAAAAACTTTTCACGGATATTTCAGTGAGCTTAAATTCCAATTCTTACCAATGGGAGAGGCTTTATCCAAGATCACAAGACGGGACGATTAGGTTTAAAAATCAATGGCTTCCTAATTTTGGCATTACTTACCTGTTGGGAAAAGGTTTTTCGGTCAGAGGGAAAATAGGGAAAGGCAATTCTGCGCCTACGAATGAGGAAATCCGCTCATCAAATCAGGAGTTTAATGTGAATCTGGTTCCGGAATCTGGCTGGAATAAAGAAATCGGACTTAGAAAACAATTCGGAAATTCCATTTTTGTGGAAGGAAATTATTTTGATTTCAGGATGAAAAATGCGATCGTGAGAAGGCAGAATGACAGCGGACAGGAATATTTTATCAACTCCGGAGAATCGGTTCAGAAAGGCGTTGAAATTTTGTTGGAGTCGAAAAATTTTAATCTTAAAAATACTATTTTGAGTAATTTCAAATTCAGATTTTCCGGAAGTTTTTACAACTTTAAATTTGAAAATTATCAACAAAATAATACGGATTTTTCAGGAAATGATCTGACAGGAGTTCCAAGAACTACAATAAACAGTTTGCTGAATTTTACCTTATTTAAAAAGATTTCTGTTGACTATTCCCATTTTTATACCTCGAAAATTCCTTTGAATGATGCGAATACTTTTTGGTCAGAATCCAGTTTGATAGGAAATATTCAACTTAGATTTCCTATTGATATTGATAATACCAGATTGAATGTGTTCTTTCAAATTCAAAATCTTTACAATACAGATTATGTCTTGGGTTTTGATAGTAATGCTTTTGGGAATCGCTTCTATAATCCGGCTGCAAAAAGGAATTTTGTTACGGGAATACAGGTTAATTTTTAA
- a CDS encoding ETX/MTX2 family pore-forming toxin — protein MKKLTTLKVLGIIGVSFFLASCEQDGIEDTIQQIQPTEKTELATKTMSAKEEAKFIEENGLKLIATISMPERRSNKISLQNSTTIQEELTSANLQQLGLTAPKIVTLYKNQYGGNVTGVIVNDYKTDASLVRPANNGAKAYVKTSLPVINSFNPVQDGSQATYSATTIYNSSSNPLAYSKTLTFSDQLTLSNSTTVAAGLNVGAKISIMVSSPTGNIGLPGGVSIPLPFVQATAEASVQATLSTSKTTTTTTTKGTTISETISPTIPPHKKLYIVAIQKVQKGAISYKIPVSITGSVVTKQAASYTNRPASFLKTQNLTEQEGTINYGYYSDTKIYVKELNMNEAPPAL, from the coding sequence ATGAAAAAATTAACTACATTAAAAGTTTTAGGAATCATTGGAGTTTCTTTCTTTTTAGCATCATGTGAACAGGATGGGATTGAAGACACTATCCAACAAATTCAGCCGACAGAGAAAACAGAACTGGCTACAAAAACCATGAGCGCCAAAGAAGAAGCAAAATTCATTGAGGAAAATGGTTTGAAACTTATTGCAACGATTAGTATGCCCGAACGCAGAAGTAATAAAATTTCACTACAAAACTCCACTACAATACAGGAAGAATTGACATCTGCCAACCTTCAACAGTTAGGCTTAACAGCTCCGAAAATAGTCACTTTATATAAAAATCAATATGGAGGAAATGTTACAGGAGTTATCGTAAACGATTACAAAACAGATGCAAGTCTTGTGCGTCCGGCAAATAATGGTGCTAAAGCTTATGTGAAAACATCTTTACCGGTGATTAACAGTTTTAATCCCGTACAAGATGGCAGCCAGGCAACATATAGTGCTACAACCATCTACAACAGCAGTTCAAATCCTCTTGCATATTCAAAAACACTTACTTTCAGTGATCAGCTTACCTTGTCAAACAGTACTACTGTGGCGGCAGGTCTGAATGTTGGTGCAAAAATATCAATTATGGTGAGTTCTCCTACCGGAAATATAGGGCTTCCGGGTGGTGTAAGTATTCCGTTACCATTTGTGCAGGCAACAGCAGAAGCATCAGTACAGGCAACATTAAGCACATCCAAAACAACAACTACCACTACTACAAAAGGAACAACAATTAGTGAAACGATCAGCCCAACGATTCCTCCACATAAGAAATTGTATATTGTTGCTATTCAAAAGGTACAAAAAGGTGCTATAAGCTACAAAATACCCGTTTCTATTACAGGAAGCGTTGTTACAAAACAAGCAGCATCATATACAAATCGTCCGGCTTCTTTCCTTAAAACTCAAAATCTGACAGAACAAGAAGGAACAATTAATTATGGATATTATTCAGATACTAAAATCTATGTAAAAGAATTGAATATGAATGAAGCTCCTCCTGCACTATAA
- a CDS encoding YpdA family putative bacillithiol disulfide reductase — MEILDILIIGGGPIGLNCALEAQKNNLTYLIIEKGTIVNSLYNYPLYMRFFSTAEKLEIAEIPFISTAPKPGRQEALEYYQGIARQKNINIHLYEKVLKVTKENDVFTIETTKGKYSAKNVIISTGFYDIPNFMNIPGENLPKVKHYYTEPYPYAKQKIVVVGSSNSAVDAALETYRKGAEVTMIIRHSEISKSVKYWVKPDIENRIAEGSIKAYFNSEITEIKENTVIFKDENGQTNEIENDFVLAMTGYLPDFEFLKNSGIELQGECLNPLYHPETMETNVKNLYLAGVVCGGKDTHLWFIENSRIHAELILQSILK, encoded by the coding sequence ATGGAAATTTTGGATATTCTTATCATCGGAGGAGGACCCATAGGTTTGAATTGTGCGCTGGAAGCTCAAAAAAATAATCTTACGTATTTAATTATCGAGAAAGGAACAATCGTAAATTCACTATACAATTATCCTTTATATATGAGGTTTTTCTCTACTGCAGAGAAATTGGAGATCGCTGAAATTCCGTTTATTTCGACCGCTCCAAAACCGGGAAGGCAGGAAGCCTTGGAATATTATCAGGGAATTGCAAGACAAAAAAATATCAACATTCATCTCTACGAAAAAGTGTTGAAAGTAACGAAAGAAAACGATGTCTTTACCATTGAGACTACGAAAGGAAAATATTCAGCTAAAAATGTAATAATCTCAACAGGCTTCTATGATATCCCGAATTTTATGAATATTCCGGGAGAAAATCTTCCAAAAGTAAAACATTATTATACCGAACCTTATCCTTACGCCAAACAGAAAATTGTAGTGGTTGGTTCCAGTAATTCGGCGGTAGATGCTGCATTGGAAACGTACAGGAAAGGCGCTGAAGTTACGATGATTATCCGTCATTCCGAAATTTCAAAAAGTGTGAAATATTGGGTAAAACCCGATATCGAAAACCGAATTGCAGAAGGAAGCATTAAGGCCTATTTTAATTCTGAAATCACTGAAATAAAGGAAAATACCGTAATTTTTAAAGATGAAAACGGACAAACCAATGAAATAGAAAATGATTTTGTTCTGGCAATGACGGGTTATCTTCCTGACTTTGAATTCCTGAAAAATTCAGGTATTGAATTGCAGGGAGAATGTTTAAATCCGCTTTATCATCCGGAAACAATGGAAACCAATGTCAAAAATCTTTACCTGGCCGGGGTTGTTTGCGGCGGAAAAGATACACATCTTTGGTTTATTGAAAACTCGAGGATTCATGCGGAACTTATTTTGCAAAGTATTTTAAAGTGA
- a CDS encoding glycosyltransferase family protein, whose protein sequence is MSSQKKILIITYYWPPAGGPGVQRWLKFAKYLPEFGWKPVIYTPENPSYPLLDESLIKDVPKDIEIVKTKIWEPYQLAEKLNKSNKKFKAGQFDVGKNQSWKSKLSIWVRGNFFIPDARVFWVKPSVKFLENYLKENKIDVVVTSGPPHSLHLIGLNLKKKLPHLKWIADFRDPWTEISYYKHLKLTKNSDKKHRQLESDVFKNADITLATSYTDAENFKKNGANAVCITNGFDESDASKTAKSSDSQTLKQRFILSYIGVLEQLRNPENLWKTLDDLVKTNADFAENFTLKFAGRIDEKILNSIENSALKNHILNLGYLSHDKAIDEMAKSSLLLITNFPNESSKGIIPGKIFEYLATGKQIISFGPNDADVAEILNETKAGKHFSYSDSETIKNFILEKFELWKNGNLLENTQNIQQFSRKNLTEKLVEILD, encoded by the coding sequence ATGAGTTCTCAAAAAAAAATATTGATCATCACCTATTACTGGCCTCCCGCGGGAGGTCCTGGTGTTCAAAGGTGGTTGAAATTTGCAAAATATTTACCCGAATTCGGATGGAAACCGGTGATCTATACACCGGAAAATCCGAGTTACCCTTTGCTGGATGAGAGTCTGATCAAAGATGTTCCAAAAGATATTGAAATTGTAAAGACAAAGATCTGGGAACCTTATCAATTGGCCGAAAAGCTCAATAAAAGCAACAAAAAATTCAAAGCCGGACAGTTTGATGTCGGGAAAAACCAAAGCTGGAAATCTAAGCTTTCGATTTGGGTAAGAGGGAATTTTTTCATCCCCGATGCCAGAGTTTTTTGGGTAAAGCCTTCTGTAAAATTTTTAGAAAATTATTTAAAAGAAAATAAAATCGATGTGGTTGTCACTTCAGGGCCGCCGCATTCTCTGCATTTAATTGGTTTAAACTTAAAAAAGAAACTTCCCCATTTAAAATGGATTGCCGATTTCCGTGATCCGTGGACGGAAATTTCATATTACAAACATTTAAAACTCACCAAAAACTCCGACAAAAAACACCGACAGCTCGAAAGTGATGTTTTTAAAAATGCAGATATTACTTTAGCCACAAGCTACACCGACGCGGAAAATTTCAAAAAAAATGGAGCCAATGCAGTTTGTATCACAAATGGTTTTGATGAATCTGATGCTTCAAAAACAGCCAAATCCTCAGACTCTCAAACCCTCAAACAAAGATTCATACTGAGCTATATCGGGGTACTGGAACAGTTGAGAAATCCGGAAAACCTTTGGAAAACTTTAGATGATTTGGTGAAAACCAATGCTGATTTTGCAGAAAATTTCACCTTAAAATTTGCCGGAAGAATTGATGAGAAAATTTTAAACTCAATTGAAAATTCTGCTTTAAAAAATCATATCCTGAATTTGGGTTATCTTTCGCATGACAAAGCTATTGATGAGATGGCGAAATCTTCCCTTTTATTAATAACAAACTTTCCGAACGAATCGTCGAAAGGAATTATTCCCGGGAAAATTTTCGAATATCTGGCCACCGGAAAACAAATTATTTCTTTCGGACCCAATGATGCCGATGTTGCCGAAATTTTAAATGAGACTAAAGCCGGAAAACACTTCAGTTACAGCGATTCTGAAACGATTAAAAATTTTATCCTCGAAAAATTTGAACTCTGGAAAAATGGAAATCTTCTTGAAAACACACAGAACATTCAGCAATTTTCAAGAAAAAACCTGACTGAAAAATTGGTTGAAATTTTAGATTAA